The nucleotide sequence CACCGTGATTGCGGGATCGATCAGGTAACCGTCGAGCGTGACGAGCTGACCGTTTGGATTGGTGTTGAACGATCCGGCGCGGGTGTAGAGCACCTCGTTGTTCGGACCGAGCACCTGGAACCAGCCGCGGCCGTTGATCGCCATGTCGTAGGTGTTGCCGGTCTGCGTGAGCGCGCCCTGGATGTGCAACTTGCGGATCGCCGCCGACTTGACGCCGAGACCGAGATTGGCGCCTTCCGGAATCGGCGATGCGCCCGAGACGTTCGAGACACCCTGCATGCGGTCCATCTGGTAGAACAGATCTGTGAATTCCGCGCGCGCCCGCTTGAACGACGTGGTGTTGATGTTGGCGATGTTGTTCGCGATGACCTCGACATTGGTCTGTTGCGCGTTCATACCCGTGGCCGCGATGGCGAGCGATTTCACAACTTCACTCCTTCAGATCAAATCGACATCCGAACGACTTCTTGGTAGGCCTGCACGACCTTGTCGCGAACCGCGACCGCCGTCTGCAGGGCCTGCTCGGCCGACATCAGCGCCTCGACGACGCGCCGCGTCGATTCCTTGCCCTGCATTGCCGAGATCGACGCCGCTTCGCCCGCCTTCATCGTTCCGATTGCGTCCGTCGTCACCTGCTTGAGCACGGAATCGAAGCCGAGGTCGTCGCCCGATTGAATCGCGGTTGCCGCGGGCGAGATCGCCTGCGTCTCGGTCGCGCGAGTCGCCGCCTGGCCTGCGGAAATCGCCGTGGATGAAATCGCCTCAAGCATTGTCAGCTCCTCAGGAGATCGATGGTCATGCCCAGCATCGACCTCACCTGTTTCACGACCTGGAGATTGGCCTCGTACGACCGGTTGACTTCCCGCATATCGGCCATCTCGATCATCATGTTGACGTTGGGAAGCTTGACGTAGCCGGCCTTGTCGGCGGCGGGATGCCCCGGGTCGTATTCCACACGGTACGGCGTGGTATCGACCCCGATTTCCTTGACCTTCGCAAGCTGCGCGCCCGAGGCACGGTCCATTGCGGCATCGAAGGTGATCGTCTTGCGCTGATACGGATCAGCGCCGGCGGTGCGCCCCGTCGAACTCGCATTCGCAAGGTTCTCCGAGACGATGCGCATGCGCGTCGACTGCGCTTCGAGCCCGGAGCTTGCGACCGTCAGTGAGGCGCTCAGTGAGTCCAGCATGTCAGTTCACCTCAGGTCTTCGCGCTCGACAGCAGCATGCGGTGAAACGACCGCACGATCGCGGAGTTCATCGAGTAGTCGCGATTGACGTCGCTGCCCTTGATCATCTCCTGCTCGAGACTCACCGAGTTGCCGGAGTGAACCACCTCCCAGCTATCCTTCTTCGCGATCGCACGCGTATCGGTCTCGGCTGCGGAAAGCTGCATGTGCGAGGGCGACGTCATTGCGAGCCGCACCGGCGTTCCGTCGAGCACCTTGTTGAACGGCTCGACGTCGCGGGCCTTGAAGCCGGGCGTATTGGCGTTGGCGACGTTGGTGGCGATCGTCGACTGACGGAGTTCGAGCCAGCGCGCCTGCGACGATGCGAGTTCGAAGAGATAAAGCGGTCCCACGACAGTCCCATTCTGGTCTATTCGGGAGAATGTTAGAATCGTAAGCTTTCCTCAGGCTGATGGGCGGGGCGTTATCCGCACAAATTCACTGAACCTTTTCGGCGCGCGGTGACTGCTTCGACTGCAGGAAGTAGATGATCTCTGCTACGGGTCGGAAGAATTCGGGCGGAATCACCCGATCGACCTGAACCGCCTCGTAGAGCGCGCGCGCCAGCGCCTTGTTCTCGATCACCGGAATTCTGTTTTCCTCGGCGACCTCGCGAATCTTGAGAGCGATCGCGTCCATGCCCTTGGCGAGCACGAGCGGCGCCGGATTCTCTTCGCGCTTGTAGCGCAGCGCTATGGCAAAATGCGTTGGATTCGCGATCACCAGCGTTGCGCGCGACGCCGAGGCGATCATGCGCTGACGCGAGCGGTCGCGCGCCAGCGAGCGCAAGCGCGCCTTGACCAGCGGATCGCCCTCCGCCTGCTTGTGCTCGTCCTTGATCTCCTGCCGCGTCATGCGCAACTCGCGCCGCCAGTGGAAGCGCGCCCAGGCGAGATCGATCGCGACCAGCACGATCGTCGCGATGCAGATCGCCGAGACGATCCGCATTGCGATGGTCAGAATCATCTCCGGCAGCGCCACGGGATCGGTGTACATCGCCTCGAAGGCCTTCGCTTCGGATGAGCGCAGCACGAAGCCGACGACGAAGCTCACCGAGACGAGCTTGAACAGCGACTTTGCGAACTCGACGAGCCCCTGCGTTCCGAATATCCGGTTCCAGCCCTTGGCCGGAGAGATCCGGGACAAGTCCGGCTGGATACGCTCCAGCACCAGGCGCGGTGCGTTTTGCAGCAGCGACGCTGCCAGCCCGAACACAGCCAGGATCGCCACCAGCGGAATCAGGAAGCGCATCGCCTGCAGGCCGACCACGGTGAGGAGGTTCTGCGCGTCGGCCGCGGTGCTCAGCGGGAAAC is from Bradyrhizobium sp. ISRA430 and encodes:
- the flgG gene encoding flagellar basal-body rod protein FlgG gives rise to the protein MKSLAIAATGMNAQQTNVEVIANNIANINTTSFKRARAEFTDLFYQMDRMQGVSNVSGASPIPEGANLGLGVKSAAIRKLHIQGALTQTGNTYDMAINGRGWFQVLGPNNEVLYTRAGSFNTNPNGQLVTLDGYLIDPAITVPQGTVEVTVNQTGQVFAKLDTEINPRQIGQLNLANFANEAGLEPLGGNLYRETTASGTPVVGLPGDSGYGKINQHYLEASNVDPVKEITELISAQRAYEMNSKVIQASDEMASTVSKGLR
- a CDS encoding flagellar hook-basal body complex protein FliE: MLEAISSTAISAGQAATRATETQAISPAATAIQSGDDLGFDSVLKQVTTDAIGTMKAGEAASISAMQGKESTRRVVEALMSAEQALQTAVAVRDKVVQAYQEVVRMSI
- the flgC gene encoding flagellar basal body rod protein FlgC, which codes for MLDSLSASLTVASSGLEAQSTRMRIVSENLANASSTGRTAGADPYQRKTITFDAAMDRASGAQLAKVKEIGVDTTPYRVEYDPGHPAADKAGYVKLPNVNMMIEMADMREVNRSYEANLQVVKQVRSMLGMTIDLLRS
- the flgB gene encoding flagellar basal body rod protein FlgB, with amino-acid sequence MGPLYLFELASSQARWLELRQSTIATNVANANTPGFKARDVEPFNKVLDGTPVRLAMTSPSHMQLSAAETDTRAIAKKDSWEVVHSGNSVSLEQEMIKGSDVNRDYSMNSAIVRSFHRMLLSSAKT
- the flhB gene encoding flagellar biosynthesis protein FlhB, which produces MAETSDQESKTEEPTEKKVRDALEQGKIPVSREASIFASMAALMVIQAFLIGQGVQQLTPTLKSFLDDPEGFPLSTAADAQNLLTVVGLQAMRFLIPLVAILAVFGLAASLLQNAPRLVLERIQPDLSRISPAKGWNRIFGTQGLVEFAKSLFKLVSVSFVVGFVLRSSEAKAFEAMYTDPVALPEMILTIAMRIVSAICIATIVLVAIDLAWARFHWRRELRMTRQEIKDEHKQAEGDPLVKARLRSLARDRSRQRMIASASRATLVIANPTHFAIALRYKREENPAPLVLAKGMDAIALKIREVAEENRIPVIENKALARALYEAVQVDRVIPPEFFRPVAEIIYFLQSKQSPRAEKVQ